The DNA region AGGGATTTTGGGGCTTGACAGCTTTTTTACTGGTATTTTGGCAGAGTGTGGTCATAAGTCATTGGAAATAAGCTGTTTATTTGGTCGCATTGACCCGGCGCTTTGAGAGAAATACAGGGGTCTCTCCATTGTGGCGGCAAAAGCGCAGATTCCTCCGCTTCGCTGCGGAATGACAACAAAAAGGAAAACAAAACTCTACACCAATCAGCAGGGCGCCTTAGTCGCCGCCGGCGTTGATGGTGGGCTTGGTGGCGAGAAAGACGCTTACGGCTGTGCCGTGCCTGGCTTCGCTGGTATCGCTGGCTAGTTCGATGGTGCCGCCGTGCTTGGTGACGATGCCGCGGCTGACCCATAGGCCGAGTCCGGTGCCGCGCTCGCCTTTGGTGGTGAAGAATGGCTGGAACAGATGGGGTCGAACCTCTGCAGGAATGCCCATGCCGTTGTCCGCAACCGTTACCATGGCGCCTGCCTGTCGATTGTGGCCGTTGCCGGAAGAGGCTGGCTGTGGCGTAAGGCTGACGCGTACCTCGCCGCCGGGTCCTGCGGCTTCAGTGGCATTCGTAATCAGGTTGCTGAAGACCTGCCGCAACTCGGCCGGGAAGGCGTCGACCGCAACGCCGGAAGGCAGATCTGCGTGGAGGGTCACACGCTCGTCGGCGAACCGCCGCTCCATGAGGAGAAGTATCTCTTGAAGCATCTCCTTCAGGTCGACCAAGACGGGAGCCTTGGATTCGCGGTAGAGGCCGAGCATGGCACGGCTGATCTGGGTGACACGGGCCAATTCCTGCTCGGCCATATCCATAAACTGCACTGACTCTTCTTCGGTGGCTCCGTTGCGCATGAGATAGAGCAGATTGGATACCGAATCGAGCGGATTGTGAATCTCGTGCGCGATAGTGGCGGCGAGGCGACCAGCGACCGCCAGTTTTTCATTGGCAATCAGCGCGTCCTGGGTCTTGCGTTCGAGCGTGATGTCGCGGAAGACCAGGACGACACCGGCGATGCCGTCGGTGCGGTCGCGAATGGGTGCGCCGCTGTCTGAGATATGGAGTTCGGTTTTGTCCTTACGAATAAGAATGGTGTGGTTGCCGAGGCCGACGATGCGGTTCATTCGCTTGACCTTGACGACTGAGTTTTCTACAGGCCGACGGGTCGATTCGTTAACAATATGGAAGACCCTTTCGAGAGGCTGGCCAAGCGCTTCGGCCTGTGACCAGCCGGTGAGGTGGACGGCCACGGGGTTCATCATCTGTACTTTGCCGCCGATGTCGCAGGTGATGACACCGTCGCCGATGGAGGCAAGGGTGGTTCGTAATTGCTGTTCGGATTGGAAGATCTCTTCGGCGCGGCGGCTGAGAACATCGAGCGAGGTTTTGTAGGCGCTGGAGACGGAGTGCAGCCGATTGCGGGTGAACAGGCCGATAGAGATGCCGACGCAGAGAGCGAGCACAAGCAGCAGCCATTCCATGTGACGGACCTGGAGATGCCAGCGCTGGATCCGTGCTGCGCGGCGCTGTTCGGCGTTGTGGGTCGTATTGGCGATGTCCTGCCGGATACTGTCCATCATCGACTTTCCGCGCAGGTTCAGGTCCACATCGCGGGTCTGTCCGCCGGCCTGAATCGTGGCAATGACTGGAAGGGCGAATGCATCGAGCCAGAGTTGATGCTGGTCGGTCAGATCGTTAATGTAACGCCTCTCGGTATCATCCAGTCCAGGGAGTGTCTTCATCCGGTCGAACTCTGCGTGTAAACGGGGCGACGCATCGAGATAGGGTTGAAGAAACCTGGCGTCGGAGGTGTTTTCGTAGCCGCGAAGCGCGGACTCTTCATTCAGGATGAGGGTTTCGATCCGGCTGATCTGCGCGATGTGGGCATCCGATTCCTGAATCAATTGAACGGTCGAATTTGCGCCCTGGATCTGCAGAGATAACGCTACCGCGCCCAGCAAAAGAGCGATCACAGGCAACAAAAATACCTGCCGCAGGATTCGATTGAATTGATTTAGATTCACAACCCTCTCGTTCTAAGCGTTACTCAACGGTTGTAGGAGACTGCTCAGCTTCTGAAGAAGAACTGGTGGACCCTCGCCCTTGGTCATATACATGTCGACCGTCGAAAGCACCTCGGGTGGCAGTCCGATATAGGCGGAGAGGAGAAGGATGGGGATATGAGGTTTAGCCTTCCGCATCCTTGAAGCAACCTCGCCGCCATTCATTCCGGGCATGGAATAATCCAGCACGACCGCCTCCACGGGCTGATTTGAAAAGAGTTCGAGGCCAGCGGAGCCGTCGGGTGCGGTGAGGACACGGTATCCGGCTCGCTCGAGTAATATCTTGCGGACCTTGAGGCCGATCAGTTCGTCATCGACACAAAGGACGAGATGTGGTTCTTGTGCCATAGGAACTCGGTTCCAGCTAATTACTGTAACTACTATTCAGGATAACGCCTGGGCGTATAAAAGTGACACCTGCTAAAGAACTGACGCTAAGGATTCATCATACGTTAGCAATCTTTCTGGTCACAGTAGGTTAACCTGACGGTAACACCGAGGTTACAAATTGAGTCAGACGATCTTTGTATTGGAAGACGATGCCGACATCTCGCGCCTGGTCCAGTATCACCTGGAAAGTGTCGGGTACACCGTCCGCGCTTATTCGACGATTGGGCAAATTGTTCCCGATGCGGACCGGCAGCCGCCCGCGCTCTTTCTGCTGGATATTATGGTGCCCGGCGGCGACGGGCTGGACCTGTGCCGGAGGCTGCGGCAGAACCCCACACTCAGCGTCATTCCTATTATTTTTCTGACTGCGCGAGCGGCTGAGAACGATCGTGTTCAGGGCCTGGAGATGGGCGCGGACGACTACATTACCAAACCATTCGCGACACGCGAACTGGTGGCGCGGGTGAAGGCAGTGCTGCGCCGGTTCGAGCGGCCGACTTCGTCACCGGTGCTTAAGTTTGAAAATATAGAGATCGATGCGGGCGCGATGCAACTGCGTGTCAGCGGCGAGTTGGTGACGACGACGGCGACAGAATTCCGCCTGCTGGATTATCTAGCGCGTCATCCTGGCCGGGTGTTCAGCCGCGACCATTTGCTGGATGCCGTGTGGGGTGATGCTCGTTTTGTTACACCGCGTTCAGTAGATGTTTATGTCCGGCGCATCCGCGAAAAGATCGAAGCCGATGCCGAGAATCCGCGCTATTTGAAGACAATGCGTGGCGCGGGCTATCGCTTTGAAATTCCCAAAACTCCGCAGGCTTGAACGCAGGTGCATTTGTGAGGCGCAGTCTCTTTCTTTCGTTTCTGGTTCGCATGATGATCGCCCTGGTCATCGTTGTACCAGTGTGTGTCTGGCTTGCTCCGCGTGGCTGGATCATCGCTGCTGTCTTTCTGCTTGGTTGGGCGGCTCTGAGTGCGTTGCTGATGACTCGATCGGTGGGACGTGACGTTTCGGTGCTGCGTAATTCCACCGCTGCTATCGTGGAGTCGCCCGTTGGAGCGGTTGGGAATCAGTATGCCGACTTTGATGAGATTGGTCGCGCGATCTCTCTCGCCTCGGATGAGCTGCATCGGCGGCTTGCGGAGGCCGCGGAGGGGCGCCACAAGCTGGAGGCGATGATCGACAGTATGCAGGACGCTGTAGTCGCCGTGGATCAGGCAGGGCGAATCCAATGGACCAATCAGTGCATGCAGAAGCTAATTCCTGGATCCTTCGCCAGCGGCGTGGTTCGCGTAGGACATGCCCTGGTGCAGACGATCCGCGATCCGGATGTTCTGCAATGCGTTCGCACTGCGCTCGAAGACCGCAGTGTGTGTGAACGGCGATCGACGTCGGTTGTGCCGGGCCGTATCTTCGAAATTGCCGCGTCACCTATGCCGGGCGGCGGCGCGGTGGCTGTTCTGCACGACATCACTCGTGTTGAACAGGTCGAGCGTATTCAACGGGACTTTGTTGCAAATGTTTCGCATGAGCTGCGCACGCCGCTTACCTCGATCACTGGATACGTCGAGACGCTGCTTGACCATGAGGCGAGTCTGAGTACCCAGGCGCGGGAATTTCTGACCACGATCCTCAAAAATGCGAACCGTATGAACCGTTTAACGGAGGACCTGCTGGTGATGGCGCGGGTGGAATCGTCAGAGCAGGAGCTTCATCCGGTGCTGGTGCAGGCGGATATTCTGATTCGCGATGCCGTGCAGGCTATGAGCGGCCTGGTTCAAGACGCCGAGGCTGTGCTCGAAATTGGCGAAGCGACTACTGTTAGTGTGCTTGCCGACACAGATGCGATCGTGCAGGTGCTCAGCAACCTTATCGAGAATGGCATCAAATATGGTCAGACACGCAGTGGATCGAAGGGCCGCGTGATTGTCAGTGCGCGCGAGGTGTCAGAGCCAGTCGATTCGGTGGAGTTTCGCGTGCGCGACTTTGGACAGGGAATTGCTTCTGAGCATCTCAGCCGGATCTTCGAGCGCTTCTATCGCGTGGATAAAGCCCGTTCGAGGGAGTCTGGAGGCACGGGTCTGGGGCTGGCGATTGCCCACAGAATCGTGCAGGCCCACGGGGGAACCATTCGTGCGGAAAGTACATTGAATCATGGGAGTACTTTTATATTTACGTTGCCGAAATAATCTGGCATGAAGCCTTGGTGTGAAAAAGAAGCCTAATCTTTTCACCAGCATTCATATCTTTGTAACCTTCGCTTAACATAGCTGGGCGAGACTCAAATAGAGACAAATCTAATTTCCGAGGTAACCAGGTGGATCGAGTAAGTTTGAGAATCGCTGCCGCGATGTTGATTGCGTTCTGTGTTACGGGTTGTAAGCAGTCTGCCAATACGTCCGCGACAGCAGAAAACCAGAGCAGCGCGCAGAACCTGAATGGCGCGGGCGCTACGTTTCCCAACCCCATCTATTCGAAGTGGTTCAGCGAGTATGCTGCTGCACATCCCGGAATACATATCAATTATCAGTCTGTCGGCTCGGGTGCTGGCATCCGGCAGGTGTCGGAGGGTACGGTTGATTTTGGAGCGAGCGATGGCCCGATGACGGACCAGCAGATCGCCGAGTCGAAGGTCCCGGTAATCCATATTCCTACCGTGCTGGGCGCGGTAGTTCCTGTCTACAATATTCCGGGCGTTACGGGAAATCTCAATTTTGCTCCCGATGTGATTGCCGATATCTATCTTGGCAAGATCACCAAGTGGAATGACCCGCGCCTCGCGAAGGACAATCCCGGTATTAAATTTCCCAGCACCGCTATTCTTCCGGTGTATCGCTCGGATGGTAGCGGAACGACGTATATCTTCACCGACTTCCTCTCCAAAGTCAGCCCTGACTTCGCCAAGAACATAGGGAAGAGCACATCGGTTAAGTGGCCTGTGGGTATCGGCCAGAAGGGCAACGAAGGAGTTGCCGGCATGGTGCGCCAGTCGCCCTCGTCCTTCGGTTATGTGGAGCTGATCTATGCGTTGCAGAACAAGATGACGTATGGCGCGGTCCGCAATGCTTCGGGTAAGTTTGTTCTTGCCACTACGGATGGCGTTACTGCGGCGGCTGCGGGTGCGGCTAAGACGATGCCTGCGGATTATCGCGTATCGATCACGAACGCACCGGGCGATACCGCTTATCCGATCAGCAGCTTCACATGGCTTCTGATTCCGACGCATTCGACCGATGCGGCGAAGACGCAGACGCTGAAGGACTTTCTTACCTGGATGCTCGATCACGGCGAAAGTGAAGCGTCCTCCATGGACTATGCACCGCTTCCGGCGGAGGTTCAGACCATGGTTCGAAAGAGCATTGCTGACCTGCACTAGACCGATCTGCCGCACGGTCGATAAAACCGTGCGGCATCTTTGGCTCTTGCGCGGATACAATCACTTACAGAGCCTCAAATTACAGGATTCAGGATTGTGCCTTCGAGCCGCATGACTACCGAACGAGAACCAGCACCCTCGATACCGGCTCCGTCGTCAGTCGCGCCGGCTGTCGCTGCTGCCACTGATCCGGCTTCAGGCAGTGCGGCTCCTTCCCCTATACGCGACTATCTAAGCAAACGTGGCAGCGGTCGGATCGCGGACAACAGTTTTGCCGCGCTGATGCTTCTTTGTGCATGTAGCATCTTTGCCATTGTTGCCTTCATATTCTGGATATTGGTCGTCCGCTCTCATCTCAGCCTCGTTCAATTTGGCTGGAAGTTTTTTTCTCGTGCGGCGTGGGATCCGGTCTCGGGAGACTTTGGCGCGCTGCCGTTTATCTACGGCACGCTTGCGACCTCTTTTCTTGCTCTTCTGATGGCGGTGCCGCTCGCACTTGGCGTGGCTGTTTTTGTTACGGAACTTTGCCCTAAGCCGTTACGCGCGCCCATCTCTTTTCTCACTGAGTTGCTGGCCGCGATCCCCAGCGTTGTATATGGATTGTGGGGCGTCTTCGTTCTGGTTCCTCTCATGCGGAATGTCATTGGCCCGTTTTTATCTAAAACGCTGGGATGGACTGGCTTCTTTGAAGGTCCTAACTTCGGCGTTGGAATGCTTACGGCAGGAATCATTCTTGCAATCATGATTCTGCCCATCATCTCTTCGTTGACACGCGATATCATGCTGGCGGTGCCGAACAGTCAGCGGGAGGGTGTTCTCGCGCTGGGGGCGACGCGGTGGGAGATGATTCGCGTCGGCGTACTTCGCAACTCACGCATCGGCATCGTCGGCGCGGTGATGCTAGGCTTGGGACGCGCGCTTGGCGAGACGATGGCAGTCACCATGGTTATCGGCAATCACCCTAATATCAGCAAGTCACTTTTTGCTCCTGCGAACACTCTTGCCAGTGTGATTGCAGGAGAGTTTACCGAGGCTACAGGCGACCTGTATCTGAGCGCGCTGATTGAGATCGGTCTTGCGCTTTTCCTCGTCACCATCATTGTGAATGCGATTGCTCGCTTGATGGTGTGGGCGGTCACGCGCGGCGCGCCTGTGGGAGCGGCCTGATATGAGCACGAAGCCCGTCAACACTCCTCCCTCACATCCAAGTCCTATGAACTTTCAATCGAAGGCGATGCGCTTCCATACCGCGCGGCGCGCAGCGACTAATCACTTCATCAGTGGTCTGGCGATCCTTGCTACTGTGATTGTCCTCGTCCCCCTCGCTGCCATTCTTTTTTATCTGATCTATAAGGGCGCAAGTTCACTCAACCTCGCTTTCTTTACCCACATTCCCGCTCCAGTGGGTGAATCGGGTGGCGGGATGGCGAACTCCATTTTGGGATCCGGTGTCATTCTTGTTCTAGCCAGCGTGATGGGGATTCCTGTCGGAATTGCCGCTGGAGTTTACCTTGCGGAGTTTGGCCGCGGCAGGATGCTTGCCAATGCCGTGCGCTTCACGGCCGATGTTCTCAACGGGGTCCCTTCAATCGTGATGGGCATCGCCATCTATTCGTTAGTGGTGATGCCGCAGAAGCATTTTTCGGCGCTGGCCGGCGGCATCGTTCTCGCCATCATGATGGTACCGACCGTGACACGCACCACGGAAGAGATGCTGTTCACGGTGCCGCACGCAGTGCGCGAAGCCGCGCTAGGCCTGGGCGTTCCTAAATGGCGGACGGTCTTGTCGGTCAGTCTTCGTACCGCATCGCCGGGGATCATCACCGGCTGTATGCTCGCGTTCGCGCGTGTGGCCGGTGAAACGGCGCCTCTGTTGTTCACTGCCTTCGGCAACCAGTTCTGGAGCCTCAAACTGAACGAACCCATCGCCGCGCTGCCATTGCAGATCTTCGTCTACGCCATCTCGCCCTATGATGAATGGCATCGACTGGCGTGGGCAGGTTCGCTGGTTCTTATCGCTATGATTATGGTTTCAGTCACGCTCGTCCGCATCTATGCCAACCGCGGCGTACTCAAGGGAGGAAGCTAGTGGGAGTAGGCATTCAGGTCGAGAATCTAAACGCGTGGTACGGCACCAACCACACCTTGCAGGACATTAATCTTCACATTCCGGCGAACCATGCCACCGCGCTGATCGGGCCGTCCGGTTGCGGAAAATCTACTTTTGTTCGCTGCCTTAATCGGATGCATGAGACCAATCCCATTGCGCGGGCTACGGGCGTGGTGAAGATGGGCGAGATCGACATTTACAAGGATGCGTCTCCCGTGGAGATTCGCCGCCGCGTCGGGATGGTCTTTCAGCGGCCCAATCCATTTCCAACGATGTCGATCTACGATAATGTCGCCAGCGGGCTCAAGCTGAATGGCTTTCGCAATAAGCGCGTTTTGGACGAGACGGTCGAACGGTCATTGAAGCAAGCTGCGCTTTGGGAAGAAGTAAAAGACGACCTGAAGAAAAAATCCGGCGCCAGCCTCTCGGGTGGCCAGCAGCAGCGCATGTGTATCGCGCGCGCGCTTGCGGTCGATCCGGAGGTGTTGCTGATGGATGAGCCGGCGTCGGCGCTTGATCCTGTATCGACTTCGAAGATCGAAGACCTCATCTTCCAACTCAAGAGCCAGTACACGATCGTCATCGTGACACATAATATGCAGCAGGCCGCGCGCGTGGCCGAGAACACGGGTTTCTTTTTAAATGGAAAGATGGTCGAGTTCGACTCTACCCACAAGATCTTTACCAACCCCCGCGACAAACGCACGGAGGATTACATCACGGGGAGGTTCGGATGACACGGATTAAATTTCAGCAGAATCTGGACGACCTCAAGGAGCGGCTGCTCATCATGGCAGGTATGGCGGAGCAGGCCATTCAACGATCCATTGAGGCTTACAGTAGCCGCGAT from Edaphobacter paludis includes:
- a CDS encoding ATP-binding protein, translating into MNLNQFNRILRQVFLLPVIALLLGAVALSLQIQGANSTVQLIQESDAHIAQISRIETLILNEESALRGYENTSDARFLQPYLDASPRLHAEFDRMKTLPGLDDTERRYINDLTDQHQLWLDAFALPVIATIQAGGQTRDVDLNLRGKSMMDSIRQDIANTTHNAEQRRAARIQRWHLQVRHMEWLLLVLALCVGISIGLFTRNRLHSVSSAYKTSLDVLSRRAEEIFQSEQQLRTTLASIGDGVITCDIGGKVQMMNPVAVHLTGWSQAEALGQPLERVFHIVNESTRRPVENSVVKVKRMNRIVGLGNHTILIRKDKTELHISDSGAPIRDRTDGIAGVVLVFRDITLERKTQDALIANEKLAVAGRLAATIAHEIHNPLDSVSNLLYLMRNGATEEESVQFMDMAEQELARVTQISRAMLGLYRESKAPVLVDLKEMLQEILLLMERRFADERVTLHADLPSGVAVDAFPAELRQVFSNLITNATEAAGPGGEVRVSLTPQPASSGNGHNRQAGAMVTVADNGMGIPAEVRPHLFQPFFTTKGERGTGLGLWVSRGIVTKHGGTIELASDTSEARHGTAVSVFLATKPTINAGGD
- a CDS encoding response regulator, translating into MAQEPHLVLCVDDELIGLKVRKILLERAGYRVLTAPDGSAGLELFSNQPVEAVVLDYSMPGMNGGEVASRMRKAKPHIPILLLSAYIGLPPEVLSTVDMYMTKGEGPPVLLQKLSSLLQPLSNA
- a CDS encoding response regulator transcription factor; amino-acid sequence: MSQTIFVLEDDADISRLVQYHLESVGYTVRAYSTIGQIVPDADRQPPALFLLDIMVPGGDGLDLCRRLRQNPTLSVIPIIFLTARAAENDRVQGLEMGADDYITKPFATRELVARVKAVLRRFERPTSSPVLKFENIEIDAGAMQLRVSGELVTTTATEFRLLDYLARHPGRVFSRDHLLDAVWGDARFVTPRSVDVYVRRIREKIEADAENPRYLKTMRGAGYRFEIPKTPQA
- a CDS encoding ATP-binding protein, whose translation is MRRSLFLSFLVRMMIALVIVVPVCVWLAPRGWIIAAVFLLGWAALSALLMTRSVGRDVSVLRNSTAAIVESPVGAVGNQYADFDEIGRAISLASDELHRRLAEAAEGRHKLEAMIDSMQDAVVAVDQAGRIQWTNQCMQKLIPGSFASGVVRVGHALVQTIRDPDVLQCVRTALEDRSVCERRSTSVVPGRIFEIAASPMPGGGAVAVLHDITRVEQVERIQRDFVANVSHELRTPLTSITGYVETLLDHEASLSTQAREFLTTILKNANRMNRLTEDLLVMARVESSEQELHPVLVQADILIRDAVQAMSGLVQDAEAVLEIGEATTVSVLADTDAIVQVLSNLIENGIKYGQTRSGSKGRVIVSAREVSEPVDSVEFRVRDFGQGIASEHLSRIFERFYRVDKARSRESGGTGLGLAIAHRIVQAHGGTIRAESTLNHGSTFIFTLPK
- the pstS gene encoding phosphate ABC transporter substrate-binding protein PstS; its protein translation is MLIAFCVTGCKQSANTSATAENQSSAQNLNGAGATFPNPIYSKWFSEYAAAHPGIHINYQSVGSGAGIRQVSEGTVDFGASDGPMTDQQIAESKVPVIHIPTVLGAVVPVYNIPGVTGNLNFAPDVIADIYLGKITKWNDPRLAKDNPGIKFPSTAILPVYRSDGSGTTYIFTDFLSKVSPDFAKNIGKSTSVKWPVGIGQKGNEGVAGMVRQSPSSFGYVELIYALQNKMTYGAVRNASGKFVLATTDGVTAAAAGAAKTMPADYRVSITNAPGDTAYPISSFTWLLIPTHSTDAAKTQTLKDFLTWMLDHGESEASSMDYAPLPAEVQTMVRKSIADLH
- the pstC gene encoding phosphate ABC transporter permease subunit PstC, with product MTTEREPAPSIPAPSSVAPAVAAATDPASGSAAPSPIRDYLSKRGSGRIADNSFAALMLLCACSIFAIVAFIFWILVVRSHLSLVQFGWKFFSRAAWDPVSGDFGALPFIYGTLATSFLALLMAVPLALGVAVFVTELCPKPLRAPISFLTELLAAIPSVVYGLWGVFVLVPLMRNVIGPFLSKTLGWTGFFEGPNFGVGMLTAGIILAIMILPIISSLTRDIMLAVPNSQREGVLALGATRWEMIRVGVLRNSRIGIVGAVMLGLGRALGETMAVTMVIGNHPNISKSLFAPANTLASVIAGEFTEATGDLYLSALIEIGLALFLVTIIVNAIARLMVWAVTRGAPVGAA
- the pstA gene encoding phosphate ABC transporter permease PstA, which encodes MRFHTARRAATNHFISGLAILATVIVLVPLAAILFYLIYKGASSLNLAFFTHIPAPVGESGGGMANSILGSGVILVLASVMGIPVGIAAGVYLAEFGRGRMLANAVRFTADVLNGVPSIVMGIAIYSLVVMPQKHFSALAGGIVLAIMMVPTVTRTTEEMLFTVPHAVREAALGLGVPKWRTVLSVSLRTASPGIITGCMLAFARVAGETAPLLFTAFGNQFWSLKLNEPIAALPLQIFVYAISPYDEWHRLAWAGSLVLIAMIMVSVTLVRIYANRGVLKGGS
- the pstB gene encoding phosphate ABC transporter ATP-binding protein PstB; the encoded protein is MGVGIQVENLNAWYGTNHTLQDINLHIPANHATALIGPSGCGKSTFVRCLNRMHETNPIARATGVVKMGEIDIYKDASPVEIRRRVGMVFQRPNPFPTMSIYDNVASGLKLNGFRNKRVLDETVERSLKQAALWEEVKDDLKKKSGASLSGGQQQRMCIARALAVDPEVLLMDEPASALDPVSTSKIEDLIFQLKSQYTIVIVTHNMQQAARVAENTGFFLNGKMVEFDSTHKIFTNPRDKRTEDYITGRFG